The following coding sequences lie in one Hippopotamus amphibius kiboko isolate mHipAmp2 chromosome 17, mHipAmp2.hap2, whole genome shotgun sequence genomic window:
- the FBF1 gene encoding fas-binding factor 1 isoform X8, which translates to MAPKTKKGLRGSIDDVLGDLLGGETTPPEKPVKLASRARDATGAAQALPASRARTESLLEDDAFSTRAGLAGADAEVSDISDADPQALLQAMKDLDEMDADLLGLKKSNLASSRRSAKGSGKEEQPSPLKPAGVSTAHEKGDAIPTKKLPPSPTSFGHQYRNFSFEDLEDPLAGLLSDGEEGIAKKLPGTESKTASVKSPAPVRDQDREDTWGDEDVTFGAYQPTVGSSEGRPSRRQSVSRFLEGGTDPRGEPGSRQSTPAASSPTQPRKGGADWLGLKDDGLDLLPPSPTREASRGPPPTSQHSAPSRHSAQGGLPSSLGAKPPTKGTGSPAKGSQASQPGASEEKEEEDWLSHALSQKKSQGLAREARAAVSKGQHTVGAAGRPPSGSLSAASTQGLEPAAPGGTPGTATQRPPAQPATLGSPVTWNQAALALHAGDPKRATAPGDRSGTEPAVGFPSSQEPPGLSVPVQSLLPESLAWSLLPSSEYQQQLLAAQAQLQSGTAELQANLLQSQARLAELEAQVRKLELERTQHKLLLESLQQRHQADLELIESAHRSRVKVLETSYQQREERLRRENEELSAQYLSHCQEAEQARSELTAQHQRRLAAATQEKDQEMERLRELQRASILEMRKDHEEQLQRLKLLKDREIDAVTSATSHTRSLNGIIEQMEKFSSSLHELSSRVEASHLSTAQERELGIRQRDEQLRALQERLSRQQRDMEEERSQLQEVIGKMEARLSEQSRLLEQERWRVNAEQSKAASTQRALEEQKKVMVQQISMEREELERAKSALLEEQKSVMHKCGEERRRLAAEWAEFFAQQKLSKERAEREAERALQVDTQREGTLISLAKEQAELKIRASELRAREEQLAAEREALERERQELRLEKERLSAAAQRIRLRAEEVESMSQVASQKYEEGERALREARQVQSEQQARLQQVQRQQERLRQQELHVHQEHLSLAQQRLQLDHVRQDLPSGPAGLFSRAQGPAASGLSAIVAPTPPSPQCSQLPASLGSSHLHAKLVLLKHTAEQDHDFLENEQFFLETLKKASYNMTSHSA; encoded by the exons gacctggatgaaatggatgcTGACCTCTTAGGTCTGAAGAAGTCTAATCTGGCCTCAAGCAGAAGGTCTGCAAAGGGTTCTGGGAAAGAAGAGCAGCCTAGTCCTCTTAAACCTGCTGGTGTGTCAACAGCCCATGAGAAAG GAGATGCCATTCCCACCAAAAAGCTACCTCCCTCTCCCACCAGCTTTGGGCATCAGTACAGGAATTTCTCCTTTGAAG ACTTGGAAGACCCATTGGCAGGACTTCTCTCTGATGGTGAGGAAGGAATCGCCAAGAAGCTGCCCGGGACAGAGAGTAAAACAGCTTCTGTGAAGAGCCCAGCCCCGGTCAGAGATCAAG ACAGAGAAGACACTTGGGGTGATGAGGACGTCACCTTTGGGGCCTATCAGCCTACTGTGGGCTCCTCTGAGGGCCGGCCGTCCCGCCGGCAGTCCGTCAG TAGGTTCTTAGAAGGCGGCACAGACCCCAGGGGAGAACCGGGCTCCAGACAGAGCACCCCAGcggcctccagccccacccagcccaggAAGGGAGGCGCCGACTGGCTCGGTCTCAAGGACGACGGCTTGgacctgctccctccctccccgaccAGGGAGGCTTCCAGGGGACCCCCTCCCACCAGCCAGCATTCTGCCCCCAGCCGCCACTCTGCCCAAGGCGGGCTGCCCTCCTCCTTGGGGGCAAAGCCACCAACCAAGGGTACCGGTTCCCCCGCCAAAGGCAGCCAGGCTTCCCAACCAGGAGCAtctgaggagaaggaggaggaagactgGCTGAGCCACGCCCTGTCTCAGAAGAAGTCCCAAGGTCTGGCCAGAGAGGCGCGCGCTGCAGTCTCAAAGGGCCAGCACACTGTGGGGGCAGCAGGCCGGCCCCCTTCCGGCAG CCTGTCGGCTGCCAGCACCCAAGGGCTCGAGCCAGCAGCCCCTGGGGGGACCCCAGGAACAGCAACACAGAGACCACCCGCCCAGCCTGCCACCTTGGG GTCCCCTGTGACTTGGAACCAGGCCGCCTTGGccctccatgcaggtgaccccaaGAGGGCAACGGCCCCAGGAGACCGCTCTGGCACTG AGCCGGCAGTCGGTTTCCCAAGCTCCCAGGAACCCCCAGGGCTCTCTGTGCCTGTCCAG tcCCTGCTTCCAGAGTCCCTGGCCTGGAGCCTGCTGCCCAGCTCCGAATACCAGCAGCAGCTCCTGGCGGCACAGGCTCAGCTCCAGAGCGGCACTGCCGAGCTCCAGGCCAACCTGCTGCAGAGTCAGGCCCGGCTGGCAGAGCTCGAGGCCCAG GTGCGGAAGCTGGAGCTGGAGCGGACACAGCACAAGCTGCTGCTGGAAAGTTTGCAGCAGCGGCACCAGGCAGACCTGGAGCTCATCGAGAGCGCCCACAG GAGTCGAGTCAAGGTGCTAGAAACATCATACCAGCAACGGGAAGAGCGGCTGCGGAGAGAGAACGAGGAGCTGTCCGCCCAGTATCTGTCGCACTGCCAGGAGGCCGAGCAGGCCCGCTCTGAGCTCACAGCCCAGCACCAGCGGCGCTTGGCAGCCGCCACGCAGGAAAAGGACCAGGAAATGGAGCGGCTCCGGGAGCTGCAGCG GGCCTCCATCCTGGAGATGCGCAAGGACCACGAGGAGCAGCTGCAGCGGCTGAAACTGCTGAAGGACCGGGAGATCGACGCCGTCACCAGCGCCACCTCCCACACGCG gtccctgAATGGCATCATCGAGCAGATGGAGAAGTTCTCCAGCAGCCTGCACGAGCTGTCCTCCCGGGTGGAGGCCTCGCACCTCAGCACTGCCCAGGAGCGGGAGCTGGGCATCCGGCAGCGGGACGAGCAGCTCCGAG ccctgcaggAGAGGCTGAGCCGGCAGCAGCGGGACATGGAGGAAGAACGGAGCCAGCTCCAGGAGGTCATCGGGAAGATGGAGGCGCGCCTGAGCGAGCAGAGCCGGCTGCTGGAGCAG GAACGCTGGCGGGTCAACGCCGAGCAGTCCAAGGCCGCGTCCACGCAGCGCGCTCTGGAGGAGCAGAAGAAGGTCATGGTCCAGCAGATCTCCATGGAGCGGGAGGAGCTGGAGAGGGCCAAG AGCGCCTTGCTGGAGGAGCAAAAGTCCGTCATGCACAAGTGCGGGGAGGAGCGGCGGCGCCTGGCGGCCGAGTGGGCCGAGTTCTTTGCACAGCAGAAGCTGAGTAAGGAGCGGGCCGAGCGCGAGGCGGAGCGGGCGCTGCAGGTGGACACCCAGCGGGAGGGCACCCTCATCAGCCTCGCCAAG GAGCAGGCAGAGCTGAAGATCAGGGCAAGTGAGCTGCGGGCCAGAGAGGAGCAGCTGGCGGCCGAGAGGGAGGCTCTAGAGCGGGAGCGGCAGGAGCTGCGGCTGGAGAAGGAGAGGCTCAGCGCCGCCGCCCAGCGCATCAGGCTGCGTGCGGAGGAGGTGGAGAGCATGAGCCAG GTGGCCTCGCAGAAGTATGAGGAGGGGGAGCGGGCGCTGCGCGAGGCCCGGCAGGTGCAGTCAGAGCAGCAGGCGCGGCTGCAGCAGGTGCAGCGGCAGCAGGAGCGGCTGCGGCAGCAGGAGCTGCACGTGCACCAG GAGCATCTGAGTCTGGCCCAGCAGCGGCTGCAGCTGGATCATGTCCGACAGGACCTGCCCTCCGGCCCCGCGGGGCTGTTCTCCAGGGCCCAGGGCCCGGCAGCCTCTGGCCTGAGTG CCATCGTGGCTCCCACCCCTCCCAGTCCTCAGTGCAGCCAGCTGCCAGCCAGCCTGGGCTCCTCGCACCTCCATGCCAAGCTGGTGCTGCTGAAACACACAGCTGAGCAG GACCACGACTTCCTGGAGAACGAACAGTTCTTCCTGGAGACCCTGAAGAAAGCCTCCTACAACATGACATCCCATTCAGCCTGA
- the FBF1 gene encoding fas-binding factor 1 isoform X9 — protein sequence MAPKTKKGLRGSIDDVLGDLLGGETTPPEKPVKLASRARDATGAAQALPASRARTESLLEDDAFSTRAGLAGADAEVSDISDADPQALLQAMKDLDEMDADLLGLKKSNLASSRRSAKGSGKEEQPSPLKPAGVSTAHEKGDAIPTKKLPPSPTSFGHQYRNFSFEDLEDPLAGLLSDGEEGIAKKLPGTESKTASVKSPAPVRDQDREDTWGDEDVTFGAYQPTVGSSEGRPSRRQSVRFLEGGTDPRGEPGSRQSTPAASSPTQPRKGGADWLGLKDDGLDLLPPSPTREASRGPPPTSQHSAPSRHSAQGGLPSSLGAKPPTKGTGSPAKGSQASQPGASEEKEEEDWLSHALSQKKSQGLAREARAAVSKGQHTVGAAGRPPSGSLSAASTQGLEPAAPGGTPGTATQRPPAQPATLGSPVTWNQAALALHAGDPKRATAPGDRSGTEPAVGFPSSQEPPGLSVPVQSLLPESLAWSLLPSSEYQQQLLAAQAQLQSGTAELQANLLQSQARLAELEAQVRKLELERTQHKLLLESLQQRHQADLELIESAHRSRVKVLETSYQQREERLRRENEELSAQYLSHCQEAEQARSELTAQHQRRLAAATQEKDQEMERLRELQRASILEMRKDHEEQLQRLKLLKDREIDAVTSATSHTRSLNGIIEQMEKFSSSLHELSSRVEASHLSTAQERELGIRQRDEQLRALQERLSRQQRDMEEERSQLQEVIGKMEARLSEQSRLLEQERWRVNAEQSKAASTQRALEEQKKVMVQQISMEREELERAKSALLEEQKSVMHKCGEERRRLAAEWAEFFAQQKLSKERAEREAERALQVDTQREGTLISLAKEQAELKIRASELRAREEQLAAEREALERERQELRLEKERLSAAAQRIRLRAEEVESMSQVASQKYEEGERALREARQVQSEQQARLQQVQRQQERLRQQELHVHQEHLSLAQQRLQLDHVRQDLPSGPAGLFSRAQGPAASGLSAIVAPTPPSPQCSQLPASLGSSHLHAKLVLLKHTAEQDHDFLENEQFFLETLKKASYNMTSHSA from the exons gacctggatgaaatggatgcTGACCTCTTAGGTCTGAAGAAGTCTAATCTGGCCTCAAGCAGAAGGTCTGCAAAGGGTTCTGGGAAAGAAGAGCAGCCTAGTCCTCTTAAACCTGCTGGTGTGTCAACAGCCCATGAGAAAG GAGATGCCATTCCCACCAAAAAGCTACCTCCCTCTCCCACCAGCTTTGGGCATCAGTACAGGAATTTCTCCTTTGAAG ACTTGGAAGACCCATTGGCAGGACTTCTCTCTGATGGTGAGGAAGGAATCGCCAAGAAGCTGCCCGGGACAGAGAGTAAAACAGCTTCTGTGAAGAGCCCAGCCCCGGTCAGAGATCAAG ACAGAGAAGACACTTGGGGTGATGAGGACGTCACCTTTGGGGCCTATCAGCCTACTGTGGGCTCCTCTGAGGGCCGGCCGTCCCGCCGGCAGTCCGTCAG GTTCTTAGAAGGCGGCACAGACCCCAGGGGAGAACCGGGCTCCAGACAGAGCACCCCAGcggcctccagccccacccagcccaggAAGGGAGGCGCCGACTGGCTCGGTCTCAAGGACGACGGCTTGgacctgctccctccctccccgaccAGGGAGGCTTCCAGGGGACCCCCTCCCACCAGCCAGCATTCTGCCCCCAGCCGCCACTCTGCCCAAGGCGGGCTGCCCTCCTCCTTGGGGGCAAAGCCACCAACCAAGGGTACCGGTTCCCCCGCCAAAGGCAGCCAGGCTTCCCAACCAGGAGCAtctgaggagaaggaggaggaagactgGCTGAGCCACGCCCTGTCTCAGAAGAAGTCCCAAGGTCTGGCCAGAGAGGCGCGCGCTGCAGTCTCAAAGGGCCAGCACACTGTGGGGGCAGCAGGCCGGCCCCCTTCCGGCAG CCTGTCGGCTGCCAGCACCCAAGGGCTCGAGCCAGCAGCCCCTGGGGGGACCCCAGGAACAGCAACACAGAGACCACCCGCCCAGCCTGCCACCTTGGG GTCCCCTGTGACTTGGAACCAGGCCGCCTTGGccctccatgcaggtgaccccaaGAGGGCAACGGCCCCAGGAGACCGCTCTGGCACTG AGCCGGCAGTCGGTTTCCCAAGCTCCCAGGAACCCCCAGGGCTCTCTGTGCCTGTCCAG tcCCTGCTTCCAGAGTCCCTGGCCTGGAGCCTGCTGCCCAGCTCCGAATACCAGCAGCAGCTCCTGGCGGCACAGGCTCAGCTCCAGAGCGGCACTGCCGAGCTCCAGGCCAACCTGCTGCAGAGTCAGGCCCGGCTGGCAGAGCTCGAGGCCCAG GTGCGGAAGCTGGAGCTGGAGCGGACACAGCACAAGCTGCTGCTGGAAAGTTTGCAGCAGCGGCACCAGGCAGACCTGGAGCTCATCGAGAGCGCCCACAG GAGTCGAGTCAAGGTGCTAGAAACATCATACCAGCAACGGGAAGAGCGGCTGCGGAGAGAGAACGAGGAGCTGTCCGCCCAGTATCTGTCGCACTGCCAGGAGGCCGAGCAGGCCCGCTCTGAGCTCACAGCCCAGCACCAGCGGCGCTTGGCAGCCGCCACGCAGGAAAAGGACCAGGAAATGGAGCGGCTCCGGGAGCTGCAGCG GGCCTCCATCCTGGAGATGCGCAAGGACCACGAGGAGCAGCTGCAGCGGCTGAAACTGCTGAAGGACCGGGAGATCGACGCCGTCACCAGCGCCACCTCCCACACGCG gtccctgAATGGCATCATCGAGCAGATGGAGAAGTTCTCCAGCAGCCTGCACGAGCTGTCCTCCCGGGTGGAGGCCTCGCACCTCAGCACTGCCCAGGAGCGGGAGCTGGGCATCCGGCAGCGGGACGAGCAGCTCCGAG ccctgcaggAGAGGCTGAGCCGGCAGCAGCGGGACATGGAGGAAGAACGGAGCCAGCTCCAGGAGGTCATCGGGAAGATGGAGGCGCGCCTGAGCGAGCAGAGCCGGCTGCTGGAGCAG GAACGCTGGCGGGTCAACGCCGAGCAGTCCAAGGCCGCGTCCACGCAGCGCGCTCTGGAGGAGCAGAAGAAGGTCATGGTCCAGCAGATCTCCATGGAGCGGGAGGAGCTGGAGAGGGCCAAG AGCGCCTTGCTGGAGGAGCAAAAGTCCGTCATGCACAAGTGCGGGGAGGAGCGGCGGCGCCTGGCGGCCGAGTGGGCCGAGTTCTTTGCACAGCAGAAGCTGAGTAAGGAGCGGGCCGAGCGCGAGGCGGAGCGGGCGCTGCAGGTGGACACCCAGCGGGAGGGCACCCTCATCAGCCTCGCCAAG GAGCAGGCAGAGCTGAAGATCAGGGCAAGTGAGCTGCGGGCCAGAGAGGAGCAGCTGGCGGCCGAGAGGGAGGCTCTAGAGCGGGAGCGGCAGGAGCTGCGGCTGGAGAAGGAGAGGCTCAGCGCCGCCGCCCAGCGCATCAGGCTGCGTGCGGAGGAGGTGGAGAGCATGAGCCAG GTGGCCTCGCAGAAGTATGAGGAGGGGGAGCGGGCGCTGCGCGAGGCCCGGCAGGTGCAGTCAGAGCAGCAGGCGCGGCTGCAGCAGGTGCAGCGGCAGCAGGAGCGGCTGCGGCAGCAGGAGCTGCACGTGCACCAG GAGCATCTGAGTCTGGCCCAGCAGCGGCTGCAGCTGGATCATGTCCGACAGGACCTGCCCTCCGGCCCCGCGGGGCTGTTCTCCAGGGCCCAGGGCCCGGCAGCCTCTGGCCTGAGTG CCATCGTGGCTCCCACCCCTCCCAGTCCTCAGTGCAGCCAGCTGCCAGCCAGCCTGGGCTCCTCGCACCTCCATGCCAAGCTGGTGCTGCTGAAACACACAGCTGAGCAG GACCACGACTTCCTGGAGAACGAACAGTTCTTCCTGGAGACCCTGAAGAAAGCCTCCTACAACATGACATCCCATTCAGCCTGA
- the FBF1 gene encoding fas-binding factor 1 isoform X5 translates to MAPKTKKGLRGSIDDVLGDLLGGETTPPEKPVKLASRARDATGAAQALPASRARTESLLEDDAFSTRAGLAGADAEVSDISDADPQALLQAMKDLDEMDADLLGLKKSNLASSRRSAKGSGKEEQPSPLKPAGVSTAHEKDLEDPLAGLLSDGEEGIAKKLPGTESKTASVKSPAPVRDQGPSMPVTPGDTPIRKKEELLFDDGDDIMATLGFGDSPKAERRHTGDQEGPLPARSKLDELLGRGTAAKFLARPGTGEHREFKLDKKYPRPQDREDTWGDEDVTFGAYQPTVGSSEGRPSRRQSVSRFLEGGTDPRGEPGSRQSTPAASSPTQPRKGGADWLGLKDDGLDLLPPSPTREASRGPPPTSQHSAPSRHSAQGGLPSSLGAKPPTKGTGSPAKGSQASQPGASEEKEEEDWLSHALSQKKSQGLAREARAAVSKGQHTVGAAGRPPSGSLSAASTQGLEPAAPGGTPGTATQRPPAQPATLGSPVTWNQAALALHAGDPKRATAPGDRSGTEPAVGFPSSQEPPGLSVPVQSLLPESLAWSLLPSSEYQQQLLAAQAQLQSGTAELQANLLQSQARLAELEAQVRKLELERTQHKLLLESLQQRHQADLELIESAHRSRVKVLETSYQQREERLRRENEELSAQYLSHCQEAEQARSELTAQHQRRLAAATQEKDQEMERLRELQRASILEMRKDHEEQLQRLKLLKDREIDAVTSATSHTRSLNGIIEQMEKFSSSLHELSSRVEASHLSTAQERELGIRQRDEQLRALQERLSRQQRDMEEERSQLQEVIGKMEARLSEQSRLLEQERWRVNAEQSKAASTQRALEEQKKVMVQQISMEREELERAKSALLEEQKSVMHKCGEERRRLAAEWAEFFAQQKLSKERAEREAERALQVDTQREGTLISLAKEQAELKIRASELRAREEQLAAEREALERERQELRLEKERLSAAAQRIRLRAEEVESMSQVASQKYEEGERALREARQVQSEQQARLQQVQRQQERLRQQELHVHQEHLSLAQQRLQLDHVRQDLPSGPAGLFSRAQGPAASGLSAIVAPTPPSPQCSQLPASLGSSHLHAKLVLLKHTAEQDHDFLENEQFFLETLKKASYNMTSHSA, encoded by the exons gacctggatgaaatggatgcTGACCTCTTAGGTCTGAAGAAGTCTAATCTGGCCTCAAGCAGAAGGTCTGCAAAGGGTTCTGGGAAAGAAGAGCAGCCTAGTCCTCTTAAACCTGCTGGTGTGTCAACAGCCCATGAGAAAG ACTTGGAAGACCCATTGGCAGGACTTCTCTCTGATGGTGAGGAAGGAATCGCCAAGAAGCTGCCCGGGACAGAGAGTAAAACAGCTTCTGTGAAGAGCCCAGCCCCGGTCAGAGATCAAG GGCCCTCTATGCCTGTAACTCCTGGGGACACTCCAATCCGAAAGAAAGAAGAGTTGCTCTTTGATGATGGCGACGACATCATGGCCACCCTGGGGTTTGGAGACAGCCCCAAAGCAGAGAGGCGGCACACGGGAGACCA GGAAGGGCCCCTCCCTGCCCGCTCCAAGCTGGATGAGCTGCTGGGTCGGGGCACTGCCGCCAAATTCCTGGCCCGCCCGGGCACTGGGGAGCACAGGGAGTTCAAACTGGACAAGAAGTACCCGCGCCCACAGG ACAGAGAAGACACTTGGGGTGATGAGGACGTCACCTTTGGGGCCTATCAGCCTACTGTGGGCTCCTCTGAGGGCCGGCCGTCCCGCCGGCAGTCCGTCAG TAGGTTCTTAGAAGGCGGCACAGACCCCAGGGGAGAACCGGGCTCCAGACAGAGCACCCCAGcggcctccagccccacccagcccaggAAGGGAGGCGCCGACTGGCTCGGTCTCAAGGACGACGGCTTGgacctgctccctccctccccgaccAGGGAGGCTTCCAGGGGACCCCCTCCCACCAGCCAGCATTCTGCCCCCAGCCGCCACTCTGCCCAAGGCGGGCTGCCCTCCTCCTTGGGGGCAAAGCCACCAACCAAGGGTACCGGTTCCCCCGCCAAAGGCAGCCAGGCTTCCCAACCAGGAGCAtctgaggagaaggaggaggaagactgGCTGAGCCACGCCCTGTCTCAGAAGAAGTCCCAAGGTCTGGCCAGAGAGGCGCGCGCTGCAGTCTCAAAGGGCCAGCACACTGTGGGGGCAGCAGGCCGGCCCCCTTCCGGCAG CCTGTCGGCTGCCAGCACCCAAGGGCTCGAGCCAGCAGCCCCTGGGGGGACCCCAGGAACAGCAACACAGAGACCACCCGCCCAGCCTGCCACCTTGGG GTCCCCTGTGACTTGGAACCAGGCCGCCTTGGccctccatgcaggtgaccccaaGAGGGCAACGGCCCCAGGAGACCGCTCTGGCACTG AGCCGGCAGTCGGTTTCCCAAGCTCCCAGGAACCCCCAGGGCTCTCTGTGCCTGTCCAG tcCCTGCTTCCAGAGTCCCTGGCCTGGAGCCTGCTGCCCAGCTCCGAATACCAGCAGCAGCTCCTGGCGGCACAGGCTCAGCTCCAGAGCGGCACTGCCGAGCTCCAGGCCAACCTGCTGCAGAGTCAGGCCCGGCTGGCAGAGCTCGAGGCCCAG GTGCGGAAGCTGGAGCTGGAGCGGACACAGCACAAGCTGCTGCTGGAAAGTTTGCAGCAGCGGCACCAGGCAGACCTGGAGCTCATCGAGAGCGCCCACAG GAGTCGAGTCAAGGTGCTAGAAACATCATACCAGCAACGGGAAGAGCGGCTGCGGAGAGAGAACGAGGAGCTGTCCGCCCAGTATCTGTCGCACTGCCAGGAGGCCGAGCAGGCCCGCTCTGAGCTCACAGCCCAGCACCAGCGGCGCTTGGCAGCCGCCACGCAGGAAAAGGACCAGGAAATGGAGCGGCTCCGGGAGCTGCAGCG GGCCTCCATCCTGGAGATGCGCAAGGACCACGAGGAGCAGCTGCAGCGGCTGAAACTGCTGAAGGACCGGGAGATCGACGCCGTCACCAGCGCCACCTCCCACACGCG gtccctgAATGGCATCATCGAGCAGATGGAGAAGTTCTCCAGCAGCCTGCACGAGCTGTCCTCCCGGGTGGAGGCCTCGCACCTCAGCACTGCCCAGGAGCGGGAGCTGGGCATCCGGCAGCGGGACGAGCAGCTCCGAG ccctgcaggAGAGGCTGAGCCGGCAGCAGCGGGACATGGAGGAAGAACGGAGCCAGCTCCAGGAGGTCATCGGGAAGATGGAGGCGCGCCTGAGCGAGCAGAGCCGGCTGCTGGAGCAG GAACGCTGGCGGGTCAACGCCGAGCAGTCCAAGGCCGCGTCCACGCAGCGCGCTCTGGAGGAGCAGAAGAAGGTCATGGTCCAGCAGATCTCCATGGAGCGGGAGGAGCTGGAGAGGGCCAAG AGCGCCTTGCTGGAGGAGCAAAAGTCCGTCATGCACAAGTGCGGGGAGGAGCGGCGGCGCCTGGCGGCCGAGTGGGCCGAGTTCTTTGCACAGCAGAAGCTGAGTAAGGAGCGGGCCGAGCGCGAGGCGGAGCGGGCGCTGCAGGTGGACACCCAGCGGGAGGGCACCCTCATCAGCCTCGCCAAG GAGCAGGCAGAGCTGAAGATCAGGGCAAGTGAGCTGCGGGCCAGAGAGGAGCAGCTGGCGGCCGAGAGGGAGGCTCTAGAGCGGGAGCGGCAGGAGCTGCGGCTGGAGAAGGAGAGGCTCAGCGCCGCCGCCCAGCGCATCAGGCTGCGTGCGGAGGAGGTGGAGAGCATGAGCCAG GTGGCCTCGCAGAAGTATGAGGAGGGGGAGCGGGCGCTGCGCGAGGCCCGGCAGGTGCAGTCAGAGCAGCAGGCGCGGCTGCAGCAGGTGCAGCGGCAGCAGGAGCGGCTGCGGCAGCAGGAGCTGCACGTGCACCAG GAGCATCTGAGTCTGGCCCAGCAGCGGCTGCAGCTGGATCATGTCCGACAGGACCTGCCCTCCGGCCCCGCGGGGCTGTTCTCCAGGGCCCAGGGCCCGGCAGCCTCTGGCCTGAGTG CCATCGTGGCTCCCACCCCTCCCAGTCCTCAGTGCAGCCAGCTGCCAGCCAGCCTGGGCTCCTCGCACCTCCATGCCAAGCTGGTGCTGCTGAAACACACAGCTGAGCAG GACCACGACTTCCTGGAGAACGAACAGTTCTTCCTGGAGACCCTGAAGAAAGCCTCCTACAACATGACATCCCATTCAGCCTGA